A window of the Acanthochromis polyacanthus isolate Apoly-LR-REF ecotype Palm Island chromosome 10, KAUST_Apoly_ChrSc, whole genome shotgun sequence genome harbors these coding sequences:
- the trmt12 gene encoding tRNA wybutosine-synthesizing protein 2 homolog — MDGVPCLRVSRCHAQQYRRCLQSQGALDLSLCVVKDSEGTVLLPILPSCLSELDLQSLRTLLASDSACEIVWIQTPLQSKKEKRISRGNKLEKILQELLESHGEKWTEELKGDLPHSFQRHGDLVLLGDNCFALPVWKKMDNQLWTAVARGLEAKRLAKMSHISRDGFRSPEVTMLLGEHSWVKHVDNGISYEFDVMKCMFSAGNITEKLRVAAFDCSGETVVDLYAGIGYFTLPYLVHAKASHVHACEWNPDAVEALQKNLEANRVSDRCTIHQGDNRQLQLCDVADRVNLGLIPSSEDGWPVACRLLKKTTGGILHVHQNVTSPLHNAAADDATHRVSGKKADREVWQAWADDTSNHIASLLRNITGALWITNIRHIEHVKSYAPHVHHVVLDLECRPS, encoded by the exons ATGGACGGTGTGCCCTGCCTTCGTGTGTCTCGCTGTCATGCGCAGCAGTACAG gagATGTCTACAGTCCCAAGGAGCTCTTGATCTGAGTTTGTGTGTAGTGAAGGATTCAGAAGGGACAGTCCTCCTTCCCATTTTACCATCCTGTCTATCAGAACTGGATCTTCAGTCTCTCAGAACCCTTTTGGCTTCAGACAGTGCTTGTGAAATAGTTTGGATTCAG ACTCCTCTGCAgtcaaaaaaggagaaaagaatatCAAGGGGTAATAAACTGGAGAAAATCCTGCAGGAGCTGTTGGAGTCTCATGGTGAAAAATGGACGGAGGAGCTGAAGGGGGACCTCCCTCACAGCTTCCAGCGGCATGGAGATCTTGTCCTCCTGGGAGACAACTGTTTTGCTCTGCCAGTATGGAAGAAAATGG ATAATCAGCTGTGGACCGCAGTAGCCAGAGGACTGGAGGCAAAACGTCTGGCAAAGATGAGTCACATATCCAGGGATGGATTTAGGTCTCCTGAGGTGACAATGCTGTTAGGAGAGCACAGCTGGGTCAAACATGTGGACAATGGCATTAG TTATGAGTTTGATGTCATGAAATGCATGTTCTCAGCTGGAAACATAACAGAGAAGCTTCGAGTGGCTGCATTTGACTGCAGTGGAGAGACTGTGGTGGATTTATATGCAG GTATTGGATACTTCACTCTGCCCTATCTGGTTCATGCAAAGGCCAGTCATGTTCACGCCTGTGAGTGGAACCCTGATGCTGTTGAAGCTTTACAGAAAAATCTCGAGGCAAACAGAGTGTCAGACCGCTGCACGATTCACCAAGGAGACAATCGTCAG CTCCAGCTCTGTGATGTTGCTGACCGGGTGAACCTGGGTCTCATACCGAGCTCTGAGGACGGCTGGCCTGTCGCCTGCCGACTGCTGAAGAAAACAACTGGTGGCATTTTACACGTCCACCAGAACGTTACCTCACCGTTACACAacgctgcagctgatgatgccaCCCACAGGGTTTCTGGGAAAAAAGCTGACAGAGAGGTGTGGCAAGCCTGGGCTGATGACACATCAAACCACATCGCTTCTCTTTTAAGAAACATCACCGGTGCTCTGTGGATAACAAACATCCGGCACATAGAGCATGTTAAGTCATACGCACCTCATGTCCACCATGTTGTGCTGGACTTGGAGTGCAGACCGTCCTGA
- the sytl4 gene encoding synaptotagmin-like protein 4: MPEAADMINLGFLSDSERELILEVLRRDEELRLAEEQRVRKLKTELMEVKRKGAKRGSGRYSQHVCGRCLQPLTRLAVFNSQCRICNHYVCRNCRRILPNDSWVCSVCAKESELKKRTGDWFYDQRFNRFSTAPGHDLVRVSLKKRPALKKHETVGQTLLRNTEMNPHLASAVSQQPKQKNLTFSPSEKSGSITSRESIESRDEVWSRPIRSDTESAENASITSSKTETETESDRVTPEQPRTEHRLVQTSPAESRVSSTTVAVRADTIKNESANPDAKTVPEVKPVSPNPEQEVDRLFKKSVRRAPKPAEYVSTLDLRDERDTSEASMGNRSRSVPGLDLQEDEEEEEEEDIDSLVSFHRRTIASSSSSLRSSKSTLGSLMSIYSEAGDYDSVEVSGDIIFSMSYEEHTQSLQVFIKECHKLAFGDASRQLSNPYVKCYLLPDKSRQSKRKTNIKRNTINPIYNETLKYSISRSQLFTRSVLISVWHHGRLSRNTFLGEVEIPLDCRDLDSPQEDCVALMPKAASVVPVSAFAQYKGELVISLKYIPPKKSTTEKIKGKKAAPEGGGELHVVIKEAKNLMAMKPGDISDSFVKGYLFPAKAKTTKRKTSVVKKNLNPHYDQTFVYKDLALEQLKGMCLELTVWDREAMLSNEFLGGVRLSSGRGTVKIGKEEMELDSVGEEVSLWQKMMQYPDSWAEGTLPLRSTMGKAKGK; this comes from the exons ATGCCGGAGGCTGCCGACATGATTAACTTGGGGTTCCTGTCAGACTCCGAGCGGGAATTAATCCTGGAGGTGCTGCGACGGGACGAGGAGCTGAGGCTGGCTGAGGAGCAGCGTGTGCG GAAGTTGAAGACAGAGTTGATGGAAGTGAAGAGGAAAGGGGCCAAACGTGGCAGTGGTAGATACAGTCAGCATGTCTGTGGCCGATGCCTGCAGCCTCTGACTCGACTGGCTGTTTTCAATAGCCAGTGCAGGATATGCAATCACTATGTCTGCCGCAACTGCCGAAGAATCCTGCCCAATGATTCCTGGGTGTGCAGCGTGTGTGCCAAAGAATC GGAGCTAAAGAAAAGGACAGGTGACTGGTTCTATGATCAAAGGTTCAACCGTTTTTCTACAGCGCCTGGACATGACCTGGTGAGGGTCTCCCTGAAAAAGAGGCCGGCAT TGAAGAAACATGAGACAGTAGGACAAACGCTTTTGAGAAATACTGAAATGAACCCACATCTTGCCAGTGCCGTGTCCCAGCAGCCCAAgcagaaaaatctgacattttcccCAAG TGAGAAATCAGGATCGATCACTTCAAGAGAATCAATTGAATCAAGGGACGAGGTCTGGTCAAGGCCAATTCGCAGCGACACAGAGTCTGCAGAAAATGCCAGTATAACGAGCAGCAAGACTGAAACTGAGACTGAGTCTGACCGTGTGACCCCTGAGCAACCAAG GACAGAACACCGCCTGGTTCAGACCAGCCCAGCAGAATCCCGTGTTTCCAGTACGACCGTCGCAGTCAGAGCAGATACTATCAAAAATGAAAGTGCCAACCCAGACGCTAAGACT GTCCCAGAAGTGAAACCAGTCAGTCCAAACCCAGAGCAGGAGGTTGACAGACTCTTCAAGAAAAGTGTCAGACGAGCCCCAAAGCCTGCCG AGTATGTCTCAACACTGGATCTACGTGATGAACGCGACACATCAGAGGCATCAATGGGCAACAGGAGCCGTTCTGTACCAGGCTTAGATCTACAG gaagatgaggaggaagaggaggaggaagatatTGACAGTTTGGTGAGCTTTCATAGAAGGACAATAGCCTCGAGTTCCTCCAGCCTGCGTAGCTCAAAG AGCACACTGGGAAGCCTGATGAGTATTTACAGTGAGGCGGGAGACTATGATAGTGTCGAAGTGAGCGGAGATATAATCTTCTCTATGAGCTACGAGGAACATACTCAAAGTCTCCAGGTCTTCATCAAGGAATGCCATAAGCTGGCTTTTGGCGATGCCTCACGGCAGCTCTCCAACCC TTATGTCAAATGTTATCTACTCCCTGACAAATCTCGCCAGAGCAAAAGGAAGACCAACATCAAGAGAAACACTATCAACCCCATCTACAATGAAAcattaaag TACTCCATCAGCCGTTCTCAGCTGTTCACTCGCTCCGTGTTGATATCAGTCTGGCATCATGGTCGCCTCAGCCGCAACACCTTCCTGGGAGAAGTGGAGATCCCTCTGGACTGCAGAGACCTCGACTCCCCACAGGAAGACTGTGTGGCTCTCATGCCAAAG GCAGCGTCTGTTGTGCCGGTTTCAGCTTTTGCTCAGTACAAAGGAGAGTTGGTGATCTCCTTGAAGTACATCCCGCCTAAAAAGTCAACAACTGAGAAAATCAAAG GCAAAAAAGCAGCGCCTGAAGGAGGGGGAGAACTGCATGTTGTAATTAAGGAGGCAAAGAATTTGATGGCAATGAAACCAGGAGACATATCGGACAGCTTTGTGAAAGG CTACTTGTTCCCAGCTAAGGCaaagaccacaaagaggaaGACTTCGGTTGTGAAGAAGAACCTGAACCCTCACTATGACCAGACGTTTGTGTATAAGGACTTGGCTCTGGAGCAGCTGAAGGGGATGTGTCTGGAGCTGACAGTGTGGGACAGGGAGGCCATGCTGAGCAATGAATTCTTGGGTGGAGTCCGTCTCAGCTCTGGAAGag GCACTGTAAAAATAGGAAAAGAGGAAATGGAGTTGGACTCAGTGGGAGAGGAGGTCAGTCTGTGGCAGAAGATGATGCAGTACCCCGACTCATGGGCAGAGGGCACTCTTCCACTGCGTTCCACTATGGGGAAAGCCAAGGGCAAATGA